One Deltaproteobacteria bacterium DNA window includes the following coding sequences:
- a CDS encoding deoxyribodipyrimidine photolyase: MSTQLVWFKRDLRVEDHQPLYEAANRGSVICLYIDEPIIQEAAEFGERDGIFLEQCLSELDTRLRDMGAGLLRVKGDALQVLEELHAEIPFEAIWSHEETGNNATYERDQKIASWARNSGVDWNEIAQHGIFRPLKKRDGWAGKWARRMKSPLSQTPDQLYPALIPPRWRKEPVKKALDLQVQLGGAREAHKVFNSFLDSRGENYRTDMSSPVTAWSGCSRLSPYLAYGCISIKTVYQTTVARREQLKQWRAAGDDIGKTWLTSLASFEKRLRWHCHFMQKFEDETEIEHRNLARVYDGMRSEEPNEERFEAWKAGRTGYPMVDACMRALVATGWINFRMRAMLVSFASYHLWLHWRPTGLFLGRQFLDFEPGIHYSQMQMQSGTTGINAVRIYSPTKQVRDQDPNGEFIKHWVPELSDVPRKYLAEPAQMPAQVQTDASCEMGIDYPEPLVQHASAVKTAKERIYACRKTPEAKEQAKQIYLKHGSRRRPRNPRQRSRATKSGTEKSIPVKEQVELFSNN; this comes from the coding sequence ATGTCTACTCAATTGGTTTGGTTCAAGCGGGACCTAAGGGTCGAAGACCATCAGCCCCTGTACGAGGCAGCAAATCGAGGTTCGGTGATCTGCCTCTACATCGATGAGCCGATTATTCAGGAAGCCGCGGAATTTGGGGAACGGGACGGAATCTTTCTGGAGCAATGCCTAAGCGAGCTAGACACCAGGCTTCGTGACATGGGGGCAGGACTCTTGAGGGTGAAGGGTGACGCTCTCCAGGTCCTGGAGGAATTGCATGCCGAGATTCCGTTCGAAGCTATTTGGAGCCACGAGGAAACTGGAAACAATGCCACCTACGAGCGTGACCAGAAAATAGCGAGTTGGGCCCGGAACTCGGGGGTGGACTGGAATGAAATTGCTCAACACGGAATTTTTCGGCCGCTCAAGAAAAGAGATGGGTGGGCAGGTAAGTGGGCACGAAGGATGAAAAGTCCGCTATCTCAAACACCCGACCAGCTCTATCCTGCACTTATCCCCCCGCGGTGGAGAAAAGAACCGGTCAAGAAGGCGTTGGATTTGCAAGTTCAGCTTGGCGGCGCGCGGGAAGCGCATAAAGTATTCAACTCATTCCTCGACAGCCGCGGTGAGAATTACCGAACGGATATGTCCAGCCCGGTTACTGCTTGGTCTGGTTGCAGCAGGCTCAGCCCATACCTGGCCTACGGCTGTATTTCGATTAAGACAGTCTACCAGACCACGGTAGCGCGCCGAGAGCAGCTCAAGCAGTGGAGGGCCGCCGGTGACGATATCGGAAAGACTTGGCTCACCTCATTGGCGAGTTTTGAAAAGCGTCTCCGCTGGCATTGTCATTTCATGCAAAAGTTCGAAGACGAAACTGAAATTGAACACCGTAACCTTGCTCGGGTTTACGATGGAATGCGCAGTGAGGAGCCTAACGAGGAACGGTTTGAGGCTTGGAAGGCTGGGAGGACCGGTTACCCGATGGTCGATGCCTGTATGCGTGCGCTGGTTGCTACGGGCTGGATTAACTTCCGGATGCGAGCGATGTTGGTAAGCTTTGCCAGCTACCACCTTTGGTTGCACTGGCGGCCAACCGGATTATTCTTAGGAAGACAATTTTTAGATTTCGAGCCTGGTATTCATTACTCGCAGATGCAAATGCAAAGTGGAACGACCGGTATCAATGCGGTGCGTATCTATTCCCCCACTAAGCAGGTACGAGACCAAGACCCGAACGGCGAATTCATCAAACATTGGGTTCCAGAGTTGTCGGATGTACCTCGCAAGTACCTCGCCGAGCCCGCGCAAATGCCAGCTCAGGTTCAGACAGACGCAAGCTGCGAGATGGGTATTGATTACCCCGAGCCATTGGTGCAACACGCCAGCGCAGTAAAGACAGCTAAGGAACGAATTTACGCATGCCGGAAGACACCCGAAGCAAAAGAACAGGCGAAGCAGATTTATCTAAAGCACGGTAGTCGCCGGAGACCCCGCAACCCGAGACAAAGGTCACGTGCGACGAAGAGCGGAACTGAGAAATCTATTCCCGTAAAAGAACAGGTCGAGCTTTTTTCCAATAACTGA
- a CDS encoding DNA photolyase, which produces MTDKSNPTPELLPNSFESREALVQHVRNITSWTTAEEPSHHLGGRNAGEAKLTQIKPKEYGRTRNHLAGDVSQLSPYIRHGIIGLAEARDAALAKVDKPAQAEKFVQELAWRDFWQRIYVAHPDWLWNNIEEYKTGWNTADYATELPVDITDGHTGVACIDHFIHDLTTTGYLHNHARMYLASYVVHWRRVTWQAGARWFLHHLLDGDPASNNLSWQWIASTFSSKPYFFNLSNVQKYADDTVNTSPKMNQVLDASYEDLEARLFPRKERS; this is translated from the coding sequence ATGACGGACAAATCAAACCCTACTCCAGAACTTCTGCCTAACTCGTTTGAGAGCCGTGAGGCGCTGGTTCAGCATGTACGCAACATCACGTCCTGGACCACTGCAGAAGAGCCCAGCCACCACCTAGGCGGGCGCAATGCTGGTGAAGCGAAGCTCACCCAAATCAAACCCAAGGAGTACGGTAGAACGCGAAACCATTTGGCCGGTGACGTATCGCAACTATCGCCTTATATCCGCCACGGAATCATCGGTTTGGCTGAGGCGCGCGATGCTGCCTTGGCAAAAGTTGATAAACCCGCCCAGGCTGAGAAATTCGTCCAAGAGCTGGCCTGGCGAGATTTCTGGCAACGTATTTACGTCGCTCATCCTGATTGGTTGTGGAACAACATTGAAGAATACAAAACGGGCTGGAACACAGCGGATTATGCAACTGAGCTTCCAGTCGACATCACCGACGGACATACGGGAGTAGCCTGCATCGACCATTTCATTCATGACCTAACTACAACCGGCTACCTGCACAACCATGCACGCATGTATTTGGCTTCTTATGTGGTCCATTGGCGAAGGGTTACTTGGCAGGCAGGAGCACGCTGGTTTCTGCACCACCTTCTCGACGGTGACCCGGCAAGCAACAATTTATCCTGGCAATGGATAGCGAGTACCTTCAGTTCGAAGCCCTACTTTTTTAACTTATCGAATGTTCAAAAATACGCAGACGACACCGTGAATACGAGTCCGAAAATGAACCAAGTACTGGACGCATCCTACGAAGATTTGGAAGCTAGACTCTTTCCCCGCAAGGAACGGTCATGA
- a CDS encoding response regulator, which yields MLNWAKGAKLVSERKEAATNRKIHGNVLVVEDEEVNRASLNNILSQDFNVTLAEDGQAALKLIQSRETTFHAVITDHRMPKMTGVELCRELYSQHHQATRMILTGYAELESLMSAVNDAGIFRYITKPVEPDFLLSLTHEAVAQNKAREENHRFVSLVKTLLENQSQLIKELEVAGRDVPVLSVPTELADLSDPRKIDMAVMFVDIRGFTKFSSMTPASEVMMVLQLLFKELHGIIYDCGGVVDKHLGDGLMAVFGLSGGGGTAAAARATQRIVETFPNIVGSMAREDVKALRLSVGTASGELLVGILGTDKRTELAIIGQPANLAARLQEFTKLALTLEAGKQYLGEFVSAMAVTTIDQCEKIEGFKAVDLPENLKVRDFKDITRVYVMSR from the coding sequence ATGTTAAATTGGGCCAAAGGAGCGAAGCTTGTATCCGAGCGAAAAGAGGCTGCAACGAATCGTAAGATTCATGGTAACGTTCTTGTTGTAGAAGATGAAGAAGTCAATCGAGCGAGTTTGAACAATATTTTGTCACAAGATTTCAATGTGACTTTGGCGGAAGACGGCCAGGCAGCTCTTAAATTAATTCAGAGTCGGGAAACCACATTCCACGCGGTGATAACCGATCACCGCATGCCCAAGATGACCGGCGTCGAATTGTGTCGCGAGCTTTACAGTCAGCATCATCAGGCCACGAGGATGATTCTCACGGGTTATGCTGAACTTGAATCCCTGATGAGTGCTGTAAATGACGCGGGAATCTTTCGCTACATTACAAAGCCAGTAGAGCCAGATTTTCTTTTGAGTCTTACTCATGAAGCGGTGGCGCAAAACAAGGCTCGGGAAGAGAACCACCGATTCGTTAGCTTGGTAAAGACCCTCTTGGAGAACCAGAGTCAGTTGATTAAGGAATTAGAGGTTGCTGGTCGTGATGTACCTGTGCTCAGCGTGCCTACTGAATTGGCAGATCTCTCCGACCCTCGTAAGATTGATATGGCGGTGATGTTCGTTGATATCCGGGGATTTACGAAGTTTTCGTCGATGACACCAGCATCAGAAGTGATGATGGTTCTACAGCTACTCTTCAAAGAGTTGCACGGCATCATCTACGATTGTGGCGGCGTGGTCGACAAGCATTTAGGTGATGGGTTGATGGCCGTTTTTGGGCTTTCCGGGGGCGGCGGTACGGCGGCGGCAGCTCGGGCTACTCAGCGTATTGTTGAAACCTTCCCTAATATTGTGGGCAGCATGGCGCGTGAAGATGTTAAGGCGTTGCGCCTGAGCGTGGGCACTGCTTCAGGTGAACTCCTGGTTGGCATTTTGGGTACAGACAAACGCACGGAACTCGCGATTATCGGTCAGCCGGCAAATCTTGCCGCTCGATTGCAGGAGTTTACGAAGCTGGCTTTGACCTTGGAAGCCGGCAAGCAATATCTTGGCGAGTTCGTTTCGGCAATGGCGGTGACCACCATTGACCAGTGCGAAAAAATTGAAGGTTTCAAGGCTGTAGATTTGCCGGAAAATCTCAAGGTTAGAGACTTTAAAGATATTACACGTGTCTACGTTATGTCTCGCTAG